In the genome of Quercus robur chromosome 3, dhQueRobu3.1, whole genome shotgun sequence, one region contains:
- the LOC126718486 gene encoding galactinol synthase 1-like produces the protein MAPEVPVDVFKGTNKVATALNNGYSKGAFITFLAGNGDYVKGVVGLAKGLRKVKSAYPLVVAMLPDVPEEHREILRSQGCILHEIEPIYPPENEVQFAMAYYVINYSKLRIWNFEEYKKMIYLDADIQVFENIDHLFDTPDGYFYATMDCFCEKTWSHTLQFKVGYCQQCPDRVPWPVDMGSPPPMYFNAGMFVFNPSRSTFDKLLEVLYATPVTSFAEQDFLNMFFEKVFKPLPLVFNLVLAMLWRHPENINVEKVKVAHYCAAGSKPWRYTGKEVNMDREDIKMLVKKWWDIYNDESLDFKGENPVSEEQTFSKSSIMASMPEPTISYIPAPTAA, from the exons ATGGCCCCTGAAGTGCCTGTAGATGTGTTCAAAGGCACAAACAAGGTCGCTACTGCTCTTAACAATGGCTACTCTAAGGGGGCTTTCATAACATTTTTGGCTGGTAATGGTGACTATGTCAAGGGGGTTGTTGGTTTGGCTAAGGGTTTGCGCAAAGTCAAAAGTGCATACCCTTTGGTTGTTGCAATGTTACCTGACGTGCCTGAGGAGCATCGTGAGATCTTGAGGTCTCAAGGTTGCATCCTCCACGAGATCGAGCCTATTTACCCACCTGAGAATGAAGTTCAATTTGCTATGGCTTACTATGTCATCAACTACTCCAAACTTCGTATTTGGAAT TTTGAGGAGTACAAGAAGATGATATATTTGGATGCTGATATTCAAGTGTTTGAAAACATAGACCATCTGTTTGACACACCAGACGGCTACTTCTATGCCACCATGGACTGTTTTTGCGAGAAGACATGGAGCCATACACTGCAATTCAAAGTTGGGTACTGCCAACAGTGCCCTGATAGGGTGCCATGGCCTGTTGACATGGGTTCTCCACCTCCCATGTACTTTAATGCTGGCATGTTCGTTTTTAACCCTAGCCGTTCGACTTTTGACAAGCTTCTTGAGGTCCTCTATGCCACTCCGGTTACATCCTTCGCAGAGCAA GATTTCCTGAATATGTTCTTCGAAAAAGTGTTCAAGCCCCTCCCTCTGGTATTCAACCTTGTTCTTGCTATGTTATGGCGCCATCCTGAGAACATAAACGTTGAGAAAGTCAAGGTGGCTCACTATTGTGCTGCT GGATCAAAACCATGGAGGTACACTGGCAAGGAAGTTAACATGGACAGGGAGGACATCAAGATGTTGGTGAAAAAATGGTGGGATATTTATAACGATGAATCCCTTGATTTTAAGGGTGAAAACCCAGTTTCGGAGGAACAGACATTCTCAAAGTCTTCCATTATGGCTTCCATGCCTGAGCCCACCATTTCCTATATTCCTGCTCCCACTGCTGCTTGA
- the LOC126718487 gene encoding type 2 DNA topoisomerase 6 subunit B-like, whose amino-acid sequence MEFASVHPICLHLISSAIQRCRLSEDLCRLSVVLKFSPNSDPLLLRISISDTGIGSCLEEFQDLKFPREAIIAEKWDGVLSVRTTSICDNEVFNYQLNLKESASARRLTRLPSNPKNGVKFSGTEVCLSISESLDVLLADINCFFQKMLVLKIPNVAYELVVEHDDASGLRYENVFLANESNPLHFSASNLERLKSGLEDYILKHGNSSSKKCGSCFPSLEHLKVGSGIACCTEGLRNTGLVMEAVILISEISEPTSTCFRPCGAKSEVLCFKDFTPCSIPPSSVKALTSIDWRSYGLTLGSIVNQHGYALLEWEGLPPSAHIDIVLHCYHDQYPNMIPSARKTQLDRNLIKKSVKLALDDLKEKHAGVLLSAHALKIRNCAPDLAKTIAGLILSSKDSSFQGECFSLLGLQPEGVGGEIVEDCIKEKIISVIEMNDRKSNQKSELAPFLFENDSLQVLEFQEEEYEEGDDGPFSPLDI is encoded by the exons ATGGAGTTTGCTTCAGTTCATCCAATCTGTCTGCAT TTAATTTCTTCTGCGATTCAAAGATGCCGATTGTCCGAAGATTTATGCAGACTCTCTGTtgttctcaaattctctccaaATTCTGATCCTCTCCTTCTTCGCATTTCaa TTTCGGATACCGGGATTGGAAGCTGCCTGGAGGAGTTTCAGGACTTGAAGTTTCCGAGGGAAGCTATTATTGCCGAAAAGTGGG ATGGAGTGCTTTCTGTCAGAACTACTA GCATATGTGACAATGAGGTATTTAATTATCAGTTAAATCTAAAAGAAAGTGCGTCTGCCAGGAGGCTGACTAGGCTACCTTCAAACCCTAAGAATGGTGTGAAATTCAG tggGACCGAAGTATGTCTTTCCATCTCTGAAAGTCTTGATGTTTTACTGGCGGATATCAATTGTTTCTTTCAAAAG ATGCTTGTTCTAAAGATTCCT AATGTTGCGTATGAATTGGTAGTTGAACATGATGATGCTTCTGGATTGCGATATGAAAATGTCTTTCTAGCAAATGAGTCCAATCCCTTACATTTTTCAGCCTCAAATCTTGAACGTTTAAAGTCAGGCCTTGAAGATTATATTTTAAAGCATGGAAATAGCTCAAGTAAAAAGTGTGGCTCTTGCTTTCCAAGTTT GGAGCATCTCAAGGTTGGGAGTGGAATAGCATGCTGCACAGAAGGCCTTAGGAATACTGGACTGGTGATGGAAGCTGTCATTTTGATAAGTGAAATATCAGAGCCAACCAGTACTTGCTTCAGACCATGTGGTGCTAAAAGTGAG gttttgtgttttaaagATTTCACGCCTTGTTCAATTCCCCCATCATCTGTGAAGGCATTAACTAGCATTGACTGGAGAAGTTATGGATTGACTTTGGGTAGTATCGTGAACCAACATGGCTATGCATTGCTGGAATGGGAAGGCTTGCCACCATCTGCTCATATTGACATTGTCCTCCACTGTTACCATGATCAATATCCAA ATATGATACCATCAGCAAGGAAAACTCAACTTGACCgaaatcttataaaaaaatcagTGAAACTTGCATTGGATGATTTGAAGGAAAAGCATGCAGGAGTTCTTCTAAGTGCCCACGCCCTCAAg ATTCGCAATTGTGCCCCTGATCTTGCAAAAACCATTGCTGGCCTAATCTTGTCCTCCAAGGATTCAAGCTTCCAAGGAGAATGCTTCTCTCTTCTTGGTTTGCAGCCTGAGGGAGTTGGAGGTGAAATTGTTGAAGATTGTATCAAGGAAAAGATTATCTCGGTTATAGAGATGAATGATAGAAAGTCCAACCAGAAAAGCGAACTTgcaccttttctttttgaaaatgacAGCCTCCAGGTGCTAGAGTTTCAAGAAGAGGAATACGAAGAAGGTGACGACGGTCCCTTCAGTCCCTTGGATATATAG
- the LOC126718485 gene encoding galactinol synthase 1-like, which yields MAPEVPVDVFKGTKKVSTALNNGYSKGAFITFLAGNGDYVKGVVCLAKGLRKVKSAYPLVVAMLPDVPEEHREILRSQGCILREIEPIYPPENEVQFAMAHFVINYSKLRIWNFEEYKKMIYLDADIQVFENIDHLFDTPDGYFYATMDCFCEKLWSQSLQFKIGYCQQCPDRVPWPVDMGSPPPLYFNAGMFVFNPSRSTFDKFLEVLYATPVTPFAEQDFLNMFFEKVYKPLPLEFNLVLAMLWHHPENIDIEKVKVAHYCATGSKPWRYTGKELYMDREDIKMLVKKWWDIYNDESLDFKGENPVSEEETFSKSYIMASMPEPTISYIRAPTAA from the exons ATGGCCCCTGAAGTGCCTGTAGATGTGTTCAAAGGCACAAAGAAGGTCTCTACTGCTCTTAACAACGGCTACTCTAAGGGGGCTTTCATAACATTTTTGGCTGGTAATGGTGACTATGTCAAGGGGGTTGTTTGTTTGGCAAAGGGTTTGCGCAAAGTCAAAAGTGCATACCCTTTAGTGGTTGCAATGTTACCTGACGTGCCTGAGGAGCATCGTGAGATCTTGAGGTCTCAAGGTTGCATCCTCCGCGAGATCGAGCCTATTTACCCACCTGAGAATGAAGTTCAATTTGCTATGGCTCACTTTGTCATCAACTACTCCAAACTTCGTATTTGGAAT TTTGAGGAGTACAAGAAGATGATATATTTGGATGCTGATATTCAAGTGTTTGAAAACATAGACCATCTGTTTGACACACCAGACGGCTACTTCTATGCCACCATGGACTGTTTTTGCGAGAAGTTATGGAGCCAATCACTGCAATTCAAAATTGGGTACTGCCAACAGTGCCCTGACAGGGTACCATGGCCTGTTGACATGGGTTCTCCACCTCCCTTGTACTTTAATGCTGGCATGTTCGTTTTTAACCCTAGCCGTTCGACTTTTGACAAGTTTCTTGAGGTCCTCTATGCCACTCCGGTTACACCCTTCGCAGAGCAA GATTTCCTGAATATGTTCTTCGAAAAAGTGTACAAGCCCCTCCCTCTGGAATTCAACCTTGTTCTTGCTATGTTATGGCATCATCCTGAGAACATAGACATTGAGAAAGTTAAGGTGGCTCACTATTGTGCTACT GGATCAAAACCATGGAGGTACACTGGCAAGGAACTTTACATGGACAGGGAGGACATCAAGATGTTGGTGAAAAAATGGTGGGATATTTATAACGATGAATCCCTTGATTTTAAGGGTGAAAACCCAGTTTCAGAGGAAGAGACATTCTCAAAGTCTTACATTATGGCTTCCATGCCTGAGCCCACCATTTCCTATATTCGTGCTCCCACTGCTGCTTGA